GTATTAGCTATCGGCGGTTTAAGAGAAAAGATTGTAGCTGCCAAAAGAATTGGCGTTTATAAGATCATTTTTCCTTCGGACAATAGGCCTCAGTTAGACGAAATACCTGACTATGTAAAGAAAGGAATGGAATTCTTTCCTGTTTCTAAATTCGAAGAAGTTGCTAAAATACTATTCGAGCCAAAGGTAATAGACGGAGTTTTAAAATCTAAAACAGAACAGGTTGCAATTGCGAAGAAGACTAAACCTTCTCCAAAAAAGAAGGTAGCACCTCGCAAGAAGAAGTAAATCTTCAATATTTCGCCCCGAGATAGCGGTCCTTAAGCAGATCAAAATAATTTGCTTTTTAGGACCCGTTTCCGACCCTGTTCGGAGGAGACCATAATGGGCGTACCTTTCATAGATATTAAAAGATTCGAGCCGGGATTACTAGATGCTTGGGAAGATAAAGTAAAAACTCTCAGCAAGAACGCCTCCTTTATCGGAGGAGAAGAAGTCGCATTATTAGAAAAAAATCTGGCAACAACTGCTGGGACCAAATATTCAATCGCATGCGCGAACGGAACAGACGCACTTCAGTTAGCACTAAGAGCCTTAGGAGTCGGGAAAGGAGATAAGGTATTAGTTCCTGATTCTACCTTCTGGGCAACGTTTGAATCAGTAGTGAACGTAGGAGCTGATCCTGCAACGGTAGATACAAATCCAGATGATTTACAAATGGATTTCGAAGAATTCAAAAAAGCACTCGAAGAAGTAAAACCAAAGGCTGCGATCATAGTTCACCTTTACGGTTGGGGAAGCTCTAAGTTAGAAGAATACCGTAAACTTTGTAAAGAAAAGGGAGTTTTCTTATTAGAAGACGGAGCCCAATCCTTCGGAGTTTTGTATAAGGGCAAGCCGATCTACCAAGACGCATTGATCACCACTACTTCTTTTTATCCAGCAAAAGTTTTAGGCGGGGCAGGAGATGGTGGGGCAGTCTTCACAAACGACGAAGAGCTTGCAAATAAAGTCAGAATGCTTGGAAATCACGGAAGGACTTCTCATTACGGTTATGGAGATGTGGGTTGGAATTCCAGAATGGATACCTTACAAGCTGCATTCTTAAATTTGAATATTCCTTATTTAGATGCAAGGATTGCTTCTCGCAGAAAAGCAGCTGAAAAATATTACCAAGTTCTTCCAGGTTTAGGAGTGAATGTAATCCATCCTCCAAAAGACTTTCAAGAAAATGGATATTGTAATGTAACTCTTTTTGATCCTGCAGAAAGACCAAAAATCCAAGAAGTTTTAAAAACAAAAGGGATCGGTTCTGCGGTTATTTATCCTGGAGCTATGAGTGATCAACCGGGAGCAAAACCGTATATCGTAGGTAAATTCGGAAAAGAACATAGAACCGGAAAGATCTGTGATTCTATATTAAATTTTCCTTTATTTCCGTACATGACTGATTCCGAACTGGAAGAAGTTTTTGCCGCGATTAAAGAATATAAAAAATAAAATTTTTAAAAAAGTCTGAAAATTATAAGAGCCGCTGATTCAGCGGCTTTTTTATTTCTCGCCAAAATCCGTAAAAAATCAGTATTATTCCGAAAGAAATTAGATTGCCACTGTCTAAGATTTAAGTTTAGAATGATTCTAAAATGAGTAAACTAAAAAGGAGATAAGTATGAAACCAAATATAGGAATCCCGGAGAAGGATAGGGAAGCCATTAATCAAGGCCTGCAAAAACTTCTAGCAGATACGTACTTTTTATATTTAAAAACTCATAACTACCATTGGAACGTTACCGGACCTTTATTTAATACATTACATTTGATGTTCATGACCCAATACACTGAACTTTGGAATGCTTTGGATTTGGTGGCAGAAAGAATTCGTTCTCTCGGTTATCCGGCGCCCGGAACCTACAAAGCATTTTCTTCTTTAACTTCTTTGAAAGAAGAAGATGGAGTTCCTAAAGCAGAAGATATGCTTAAAAATCTTGTGGATGGACATGAAGCAGTGATCCGAACTGCAAGAGCGATCCTTCCTTCTGCAGACTCGGGAGGGGACGAGGTGACAACGGACCTTCTTACCCAAAGATTGGAGATCCACGAAAAAACTGCTTGGATGCTTAGAAGTATGCTGGAGTAGAATCTTAGTATATTCTGAAAATAGAATATTTCGGGGAATATTC
This genomic stretch from Leptospira neocaledonica harbors:
- a CDS encoding DegT/DnrJ/EryC1/StrS family aminotransferase, encoding MGVPFIDIKRFEPGLLDAWEDKVKTLSKNASFIGGEEVALLEKNLATTAGTKYSIACANGTDALQLALRALGVGKGDKVLVPDSTFWATFESVVNVGADPATVDTNPDDLQMDFEEFKKALEEVKPKAAIIVHLYGWGSSKLEEYRKLCKEKGVFLLEDGAQSFGVLYKGKPIYQDALITTTSFYPAKVLGGAGDGGAVFTNDEELANKVRMLGNHGRTSHYGYGDVGWNSRMDTLQAAFLNLNIPYLDARIASRRKAAEKYYQVLPGLGVNVIHPPKDFQENGYCNVTLFDPAERPKIQEVLKTKGIGSAVIYPGAMSDQPGAKPYIVGKFGKEHRTGKICDSILNFPLFPYMTDSELEEVFAAIKEYKK
- a CDS encoding Dps family protein, which encodes MKPNIGIPEKDREAINQGLQKLLADTYFLYLKTHNYHWNVTGPLFNTLHLMFMTQYTELWNALDLVAERIRSLGYPAPGTYKAFSSLTSLKEEDGVPKAEDMLKNLVDGHEAVIRTARAILPSADSGGDEVTTDLLTQRLEIHEKTAWMLRSMLE